One genomic region from Methanocaldococcus fervens AG86 encodes:
- a CDS encoding biotin--[acetyl-CoA-carboxylase] ligase, translating to MEIIHLSEVDSTNEYAKKLAKEGKRNFVVLADKQSTGKGRWGRVWYSDEGGLYFTIVLDSNEYDPKVINLITPISIIETLKNYTDKELGIKFPNDIMVKVNGDYKKLGGILAELINGYMIIGIGINVNNPIRKEIREIAVSLKEVVGKEIDRVEIFNDFLKRFEDYLKKLKNNEIDDYEILKNYKKYSITIGRTVKILLSNNEVITGKVYDIDFDGIVLGTEEGIEKIPTGICIHVR from the coding sequence ATGGAAATCATACATCTAAGTGAAGTTGATTCAACAAACGAATACGCCAAAAAGTTAGCAAAAGAAGGGAAGAGAAATTTTGTGGTTTTAGCTGATAAACAAAGTACGGGAAAAGGAAGATGGGGAAGAGTTTGGTATTCTGACGAGGGAGGGCTTTATTTTACCATAGTTTTAGATTCTAATGAATACGATCCAAAGGTAATTAATTTAATAACTCCAATCTCTATAATTGAGACATTAAAAAACTACACCGACAAAGAACTTGGAATAAAGTTTCCGAACGATATAATGGTTAAAGTAAATGGGGATTATAAAAAGCTTGGGGGGATATTGGCTGAATTAATTAATGGTTACATGATTATAGGAATTGGAATAAATGTAAATAATCCAATAAGAAAAGAAATTAGAGAAATAGCCGTCTCTTTAAAAGAAGTCGTTGGGAAAGAAATAGATAGAGTAGAGATATTTAACGATTTCTTAAAAAGATTTGAAGATTATTTAAAGAAGCTCAAAAATAATGAGATTGATGATTATGAAATTTTAAAGAACTATAAAAAGTACTCAATAACTATTGGAAGAACTGTGAAAATCTTATTATCAAACAATGAAGTTATCACAGGAAAGGTTTATGATATTGACTTTGATGGCATTGTTTTAGGAACTGAGGAGGGTATTGAAAAAATTCCTACCGGAATTTGCATTCATGTAAGATAA
- a CDS encoding TIGR00304 family membrane protein, translated as MRPILIFLGIILMFIGFFIMTLGIFLPSHQEYKDTETEEDVEYSGIVMIGPIPIVFGNSPGLMMLSVLIAILMIIWIFLFAFGLKIK; from the coding sequence ATGAGACCAATATTAATATTTTTAGGTATTATATTGATGTTTATAGGATTTTTTATAATGACTTTAGGGATATTTTTACCAAGCCATCAAGAGTATAAAGATACTGAAACTGAAGAGGATGTAGAATATTCTGGAATTGTAATGATAGGGCCGATACCAATAGTTTTTGGAAATTCTCCGGGATTAATGATGCTTTCCGTATTAATTGCAATATTGATGATTATTTGGATATTTTTATTCGCCTTTGGATTAAAAATAAAATAA
- a CDS encoding adenosylcobinamide amidohydrolase: MDDWKAYKIPHTVEIDNTSEKTKTFVVEFENKRRALSTREGFKEVKYVGNHSIPEIFWNKVHSYKDYENQVLNKIGIKKEDIALLSTGANMDNLAVAKEEFDEFYVVAFTTAGAKYNAIRLGDEEADYIEKDFKTYKVVDGKLIPKEEIGTVNIILITNANLTDGAMARAIITITEAKTNAFQELNIRSTKHPELLATGTGTDNVIVVKGFGRGVDYTGGHTKMGEMIAKAVKKSVIEALIKQDRIMI, translated from the coding sequence ATGGACGATTGGAAGGCTTATAAAATTCCCCATACCGTTGAAATTGACAATACCTCTGAGAAAACAAAAACATTTGTTGTTGAGTTCGAAAATAAAAGAAGGGCTTTATCAACGAGGGAGGGATTTAAAGAAGTAAAATATGTTGGAAATCACTCAATTCCTGAAATATTTTGGAATAAGGTTCATAGCTACAAAGATTATGAAAATCAAGTTTTGAATAAAATTGGTATTAAAAAGGAAGATATTGCTTTATTATCAACTGGAGCTAACATGGATAATTTGGCAGTTGCAAAAGAGGAGTTTGATGAGTTTTATGTTGTTGCCTTTACAACAGCTGGAGCTAAGTATAATGCAATAAGGTTGGGGGATGAGGAGGCTGATTACATTGAAAAAGATTTTAAAACGTATAAAGTAGTTGATGGAAAACTAATACCAAAAGAGGAAATAGGAACTGTCAATATCATCTTAATAACAAACGCAAATCTAACCGATGGAGCGATGGCAAGGGCGATAATAACGATAACTGAAGCAAAAACTAACGCATTCCAAGAACTTAATATAAGAAGCACAAAACATCCAGAACTTTTAGCTACTGGAACTGGAACAGATAATGTAATAGTTGTTAAAGGTTTTGGTAGGGGTGTTGATTACACTGGAGGACATACAAAGATGGGTGAGATGATTGCAAAAGCTGTTAAAAAAAGCGTAATTGAAGCTTTGATAAAACAAGATAGGATAATGATATAA
- a CDS encoding NCS2 family permease — protein sequence MKFIEKYFEFEKYGTNLKIETLAGITTFMTMAYIIFVNPQILSVAGMDFGAVMVATCIASAMATLIMGLYAKYPFALAPGMGLNAYFTYGVCLGMGVDWRVALGAVFISGVLFIILTLTKIRTWIFNVIPNAIKYGTAVGIGLFIAFIGLRNAGIIVDSEATLVTLGNLMEPSTLLALFGIFLTSILVSRNVIGAILIGIIVTSLIGMILGVSPFPEGIVSMPPSVAPTFLQLDVMGALNLGLLTIVLAFFFVDMFDTLGTLSALASQAGYLDKDGKLPRVEEALMADATGTVVGSLFGTSTVTTYIESASGIALGGRTGFVSVIVAALFLLSLFFYPVVKAIPPYATAAALVIVGALMIKSIKNIDLEDYTESIPAFITLLTIPLTYSIATGLALGFISYPILKVFTGRWREVHWLVYVLAAIFALRFVYLSG from the coding sequence ATGAAATTTATTGAAAAGTATTTTGAGTTCGAAAAATATGGAACCAACTTAAAAATAGAAACGCTCGCAGGAATAACAACGTTTATGACAATGGCATATATAATATTTGTTAATCCACAAATTTTAAGCGTTGCTGGAATGGATTTTGGAGCTGTCATGGTTGCCACATGTATAGCATCGGCAATGGCTACGTTAATTATGGGTTTGTATGCTAAATACCCATTTGCCCTAGCTCCAGGAATGGGTCTTAACGCTTACTTTACATATGGAGTTTGTTTGGGTATGGGTGTTGATTGGAGAGTTGCTTTAGGGGCTGTTTTTATCTCTGGAGTGTTGTTTATAATCTTAACATTAACAAAAATAAGGACTTGGATTTTTAACGTTATACCAAACGCTATAAAATACGGAACTGCTGTTGGTATTGGGCTTTTTATTGCATTTATTGGGCTGAGAAATGCAGGTATTATTGTTGATAGTGAAGCCACATTGGTTACATTAGGAAATTTGATGGAGCCATCCACATTGTTGGCGTTGTTTGGAATATTTTTAACATCAATCTTAGTTAGTAGAAATGTAATTGGAGCTATTTTAATCGGAATTATTGTAACCTCATTGATAGGGATGATATTAGGTGTTTCACCATTCCCAGAAGGAATTGTATCAATGCCTCCATCCGTAGCTCCAACATTTCTACAGCTTGATGTAATGGGAGCTCTAAACTTAGGGTTATTGACAATTGTCTTAGCATTCTTCTTTGTTGATATGTTCGATACATTGGGAACATTAAGTGCATTAGCTTCACAGGCTGGATATTTGGATAAGGATGGAAAACTACCAAGAGTTGAAGAAGCATTAATGGCAGATGCTACTGGAACAGTTGTTGGTTCTTTATTTGGAACCTCCACTGTAACAACTTATATAGAGTCTGCAAGCGGTATTGCACTTGGAGGGAGAACAGGTTTTGTTTCAGTAATTGTAGCAGCTTTATTTTTGCTATCCTTATTCTTCTACCCGGTAGTTAAGGCAATTCCACCTTACGCTACAGCAGCAGCTCTTGTTATCGTAGGGGCTTTAATGATAAAATCCATAAAGAATATTGATCTTGAGGACTACACAGAATCAATTCCTGCATTCATAACTCTATTAACAATTCCTCTAACCTATAGTATAGCTACAGGACTTGCTTTAGGATTCATTAGCTATCCAATCTTAAAGGTATTCACGGGAAGGTGGAGAGAAGTTCACTGGCTTGTTTATGTTTTAGCTGCAATATTTGCCTTGAGATTTGTCTACCTCTCAGGATAA
- a CDS encoding cupin domain-containing protein codes for MKIIKTEYDKIKPYITKDGSIIRELMHPNIYEWVKQSLAEAIVPVGSKTLLHRHHKSEEIYYILEGKGLMTLGDEKFEVKEGDTILIPPKTDHKIENIGSVPLKILCCSYPPYSHEDTEILEE; via the coding sequence ATGAAAATAATAAAAACTGAATATGATAAGATTAAGCCGTATATAACAAAAGATGGCTCAATAATTAGAGAGTTGATGCATCCAAACATTTATGAATGGGTAAAGCAGAGTTTAGCAGAGGCTATAGTTCCAGTAGGTTCTAAAACCTTGTTGCATAGGCATCACAAATCAGAGGAGATATACTACATATTAGAGGGAAAGGGATTGATGACATTAGGTGATGAAAAATTTGAAGTTAAAGAAGGAGATACGATATTAATTCCTCCAAAAACAGACCATAAAATTGAAAACATTGGTAGCGTTCCTTTAAAGATACTGTGCTGTAGTTATCCGCCCTATTCTCATGAAGACACAGAGATATTGGAAGAATAA
- a CDS encoding 2,3-bisphosphoglycerate-independent phosphoglycerate mutase has protein sequence MKEKCVIFVIDGLGDRPNEKGLTPLKEAKTPTMDRIAKEGICGLMNAIDIGVRPGSDTAHLAILGYNPYEVYTGRGPLEAFGVGLDLKEGDVAFRCNFATVDENFVVLDRRAGRISPEEAEELEKEIDGLEIDGVKVIFKSSRGYRGVLVLRGEGLSCRVTDGDPHEEGVKVDEIKPLDDSEEAKRTAEILNKLLKIVYEKLDKHPINEERRKKGLPPANIILPRGAGVVPKIEKFSEKYNMKGACICGTGLIKGIAVMVGLDVIEVEGATGTPKTNFMGKAKALVEALKEYDFVLVNVKGADEASHDGKYELKKEVLEKIDEMLSYVFEHIKKDEVYFVLTGDHSTPIEMKDHSADPIPIVIWGKSVRVDDVTEFNEFACAKGALHWIKGEHIMKILLDLTGRNEKFGA, from the coding sequence ATGAAAGAGAAGTGCGTTATATTTGTTATAGATGGATTGGGGGATAGGCCAAATGAGAAGGGTTTAACACCTTTAAAAGAAGCAAAGACTCCAACAATGGACAGAATTGCCAAAGAAGGGATTTGTGGTTTAATGAATGCCATAGATATTGGTGTAAGGCCTGGAAGTGATACAGCCCATTTAGCTATTTTAGGCTATAATCCTTACGAGGTTTATACTGGTAGAGGACCTTTAGAGGCTTTTGGTGTTGGTTTAGATTTAAAAGAGGGAGATGTAGCTTTTAGATGCAATTTTGCTACTGTTGATGAAAACTTCGTTGTTTTAGATAGAAGAGCTGGAAGAATAAGCCCAGAAGAGGCTGAAGAGTTGGAAAAAGAAATTGATGGTTTGGAGATTGATGGAGTCAAGGTTATTTTCAAATCTTCAAGAGGATACAGAGGAGTTTTAGTTTTGAGAGGAGAGGGATTATCTTGCAGAGTTACCGATGGAGACCCTCATGAGGAAGGGGTTAAAGTTGATGAAATAAAACCTTTAGATGATTCAGAAGAGGCTAAGAGAACTGCTGAGATTTTAAATAAATTATTAAAGATCGTTTATGAAAAATTAGATAAGCACCCAATAAATGAAGAAAGGAGAAAAAAAGGTTTGCCTCCAGCTAATATAATATTACCAAGGGGAGCAGGAGTAGTTCCAAAGATAGAGAAGTTCTCTGAAAAATACAATATGAAAGGAGCTTGTATCTGCGGAACTGGGTTGATAAAAGGAATCGCTGTAATGGTTGGGTTGGATGTTATAGAAGTTGAAGGAGCTACAGGAACTCCAAAAACAAACTTTATGGGTAAGGCTAAGGCTTTAGTTGAGGCTTTAAAAGAGTATGATTTTGTCTTAGTTAATGTAAAAGGAGCTGATGAAGCAAGCCATGATGGGAAATATGAGCTTAAAAAAGAAGTTTTAGAGAAGATAGATGAAATGCTCTCCTATGTATTTGAGCATATTAAAAAAGATGAAGTTTATTTTGTATTGACTGGAGATCACTCAACACCAATAGAGATGAAAGACCACTCGGCAGACCCTATTCCAATAGTTATTTGGGGTAAGAGTGTTAGAGTTGATGACGTAACTGAGTTTAATGAATTTGCTTGTGCTAAAGGAGCTTTACACTGGATTAAAGGAGAGCATATAATGAAGATACTGTTGGATTTAACAGGAAGAAATGAGAAGTTTGGAGCTTAA
- the guaB gene encoding IMP dehydrogenase, whose amino-acid sequence MFLKKLMEAKTAYTFDDVLLVPNASYVEPKDTDVSTDLAGLKLNIPIISAAMDTVTEKEMAIALARLGGLGVIHRNMTIEDQVHQVQAVKKADEIVVKDVITVSPEDTIGDAINIMENYSISGLPVVDNEEKLVGIITHRDVKAIEDKSKKVEDVMTKDVVCAKEDIKEEEALELMYANRVERLPIVDDEKRLIGIITLRDILKRRKYPQAARDKKGRLLVAAACGPHDFERAKALIEAAEVDAIAIDCAHAHNMRVVENVKKFKEMLEGTDIKLIVGNIATKEAAEDLIKSGADVLKVGIGPGSICTTRVVAGVGVPQLTAVAEVADVAKEYGVPVIADGGIRYSGDIAKAIAAGADAVMLGSLLAGTDEAPGQLMVINGRKYKQYRGMGSLGAMTGGVGAGADRYFQSAKSHMKHVKLVPEGVEGAVPYKGPVSEVVFQLIGGLKASMGYCGAKNIKEMHEKARFVIITPSGQIESHPHDIIITNEAPNYPLGK is encoded by the coding sequence TTGTTTTTAAAGAAATTAATGGAGGCAAAGACTGCATATACATTTGATGATGTTTTATTGGTTCCAAATGCATCTTACGTAGAACCAAAAGATACTGATGTTTCTACAGATTTAGCAGGTTTGAAGTTAAATATTCCAATAATTTCTGCGGCAATGGATACAGTTACTGAAAAAGAAATGGCTATTGCATTGGCAAGATTGGGGGGTTTGGGGGTTATACATAGAAATATGACAATTGAAGACCAAGTTCATCAAGTTCAAGCTGTAAAAAAAGCAGATGAAATAGTTGTTAAGGACGTTATTACAGTTTCTCCAGAAGATACCATTGGAGATGCAATAAACATAATGGAAAACTATTCAATTAGTGGTTTGCCAGTGGTTGATAATGAAGAAAAATTAGTTGGAATTATAACGCATAGGGATGTTAAGGCAATTGAAGATAAATCCAAAAAAGTTGAAGATGTGATGACTAAAGATGTTGTTTGTGCTAAAGAGGATATTAAAGAAGAAGAAGCTTTAGAGCTCATGTATGCCAATAGAGTTGAAAGATTGCCAATAGTTGATGATGAAAAGAGATTGATTGGAATTATAACATTAAGAGATATTTTAAAAAGAAGGAAATATCCTCAAGCTGCAAGGGATAAAAAGGGCAGATTATTAGTTGCTGCTGCCTGCGGGCCACACGATTTTGAAAGGGCTAAGGCTTTAATTGAGGCAGCAGAAGTTGATGCTATAGCTATTGATTGTGCTCATGCTCACAACATGAGAGTTGTTGAAAATGTAAAGAAATTTAAAGAGATGTTGGAAGGAACCGACATAAAATTAATTGTTGGAAACATAGCTACCAAAGAAGCAGCAGAAGATTTAATTAAATCAGGAGCAGATGTTTTAAAAGTTGGAATAGGTCCTGGTTCTATCTGCACTACAAGGGTTGTTGCGGGAGTTGGAGTTCCTCAATTAACTGCAGTTGCTGAAGTTGCAGATGTTGCAAAAGAATATGGGGTTCCAGTTATAGCAGATGGGGGAATAAGGTATAGTGGGGACATAGCTAAGGCAATAGCAGCTGGAGCAGATGCAGTTATGCTTGGCTCTTTATTGGCTGGAACTGACGAAGCTCCTGGGCAGTTGATGGTTATCAATGGAAGGAAGTACAAGCAGTATAGAGGAATGGGTTCATTGGGGGCAATGACAGGAGGAGTTGGAGCTGGAGCTGACAGATACTTCCAATCAGCAAAAAGCCACATGAAACATGTAAAATTAGTTCCTGAAGGGGTTGAAGGAGCTGTTCCTTATAAAGGACCTGTAAGTGAGGTTGTATTCCAACTAATTGGTGGATTAAAAGCTTCAATGGGATATTGTGGAGCTAAAAATATAAAAGAAATGCATGAAAAAGCAAGATTCGTGATTATAACTCCAAGTGGGCAGATAGAAAGCCATCCTCATGACATAATTATAACTAACGAAGCACCCAACTATCCTCTAGGAAAATAA
- a CDS encoding B12-binding domain-containing radical SAM protein has protein sequence MKALIIDCLASGDGKRVLARDVIGAGPRTVKGILQNEGIEAKIKPVEDLNINDVKKYDLIFISAMTSDFKCVKKLVERIKLKTNSNVIVGGPVANDINLLEKIEADISIVGEGEVTIRELIKKEFNAEGVKGTTYWDYDEDELKINPLREILTDLKLITPSTEIKDYKNYFSARVYVEVVRGCSNFKRPLLLCTNKKCNLCKEGTLKCPLNINPGCGFCSVPSVFGYARSRDEEDILKEVEDLLKEGVKRIVLSAPDFLDYKRGKKLINPYFPEPNYEAIESLLSKCKDLADKYNANVLIENIKANLFNEKVAEIFSKYLKTPIYIGCESGDERHCKLLGRPTTPEDVLKAVKIAKKYNLKAQVYFIYGLPGENEKVAKNTVNFMHKIKHYIDKITVYKFRPLPMSAFQNFKPNITKHSLLIRETANKINLEIKKKYIGRVLEVIISERHFRNKRDAIAYLQDSGLMVVVKDGAKCIGEIKKVKITKAYEKYLEGRILEN, from the coding sequence ATGAAGGCATTAATTATTGATTGCTTAGCTTCTGGTGATGGAAAAAGAGTTTTAGCAAGGGATGTTATTGGAGCTGGGCCGAGAACGGTTAAAGGTATTTTGCAGAATGAGGGAATTGAAGCTAAGATTAAACCAGTAGAAGATTTAAACATTAACGATGTTAAAAAATACGACTTAATTTTTATTAGTGCAATGACTTCTGACTTTAAATGTGTTAAAAAATTGGTTGAGCGAATTAAATTAAAAACTAACAGTAATGTAATTGTTGGAGGACCAGTAGCCAATGACATAAACCTTTTAGAAAAAATAGAGGCGGATATAAGTATAGTTGGAGAGGGGGAGGTAACGATAAGGGAGTTGATAAAAAAGGAGTTTAACGCTGAAGGTGTGAAAGGAACAACTTACTGGGATTACGATGAGGATGAACTAAAAATAAATCCATTAAGGGAAATTTTAACTGATTTAAAGTTGATAACACCGTCAACTGAGATTAAAGATTATAAAAACTACTTCTCTGCAAGGGTTTATGTTGAGGTTGTTAGAGGGTGTAGTAATTTTAAAAGACCTCTGTTACTATGCACCAATAAAAAATGCAATTTATGCAAAGAGGGAACATTAAAATGCCCATTAAATATAAATCCAGGTTGTGGTTTCTGCTCAGTCCCATCTGTCTTTGGATATGCAAGAAGTAGGGATGAAGAAGATATTTTAAAAGAGGTTGAGGATTTGTTAAAAGAGGGAGTTAAGAGGATTGTTTTATCTGCCCCAGATTTTTTAGATTACAAGAGGGGGAAAAAACTAATAAATCCATATTTCCCAGAGCCTAACTATGAGGCAATAGAATCTTTGTTATCAAAATGTAAAGATTTAGCTGACAAATATAACGCAAATGTATTAATTGAAAATATAAAGGCAAATTTGTTCAACGAGAAAGTTGCGGAGATATTTAGCAAGTATTTGAAAACTCCAATATACATAGGATGTGAAAGCGGTGATGAAAGGCATTGTAAGTTATTAGGAAGACCTACAACTCCAGAAGATGTTTTAAAAGCTGTAAAGATAGCAAAAAAATATAATTTAAAGGCACAGGTTTATTTCATCTACGGCTTACCAGGAGAAAATGAAAAAGTGGCAAAGAATACAGTTAATTTTATGCATAAGATTAAGCATTACATTGATAAAATAACAGTTTATAAATTTAGACCCCTCCCAATGTCTGCATTTCAAAACTTTAAGCCAAATATCACCAAACATTCTTTATTAATTAGGGAAACAGCCAACAAAATAAATTTAGAGATAAAGAAAAAGTACATTGGTAGAGTTTTAGAGGTTATAATATCAGAAAGGCATTTTAGAAATAAAAGAGATGCCATTGCCTATCTCCAAGATAGTGGATTGATGGTTGTTGTCAAGGATGGGGCTAAATGTATTGGGGAGATTAAAAAAGTTAAGATAACTAAAGCATATGAAAAATATTTAGAGGGGAGAATTTTGGAAAATTAG
- a CDS encoding glycoside hydrolase family 57 protein, with protein MLITFNFEVHQPHRSNKDVNKKGNSLWEKYVDTKLNKEVFNKVAEKCYIPTNELILELIDEYDFKVNYSITGVFIEQALEFNEYVLDLFKDLVKTGNVELIAETYHHSLSSLFESEEEFIEDIEMHRNLYKEIFGFKADVFRNTELIYNNRIARIARDLGFKAIFTEGTEKILGWRSPNYLYHSPDGMKILLRNYRLSDDIGFRFSSRDWDQYPLTADKYAIWLASTPGEVINIYMDYETFGEHHWKECGIFEFLRYLPVEIAKHEHLEVVNVSEAVERLEPRGEIYVHEFATISWADSERDVSAWLGNKMQRISFEKLKDIGEFIKENENKLKKLGKFDEIYKMYKILQTSDNFYYQCTKGFGDMDVHNYFSHFDTPFDAYASYLNILYDFEYYIKELLNKFEISGDKDGDFKLKRQQKTIKNEKEKDTKNKVEKNPVESDILIAKNDIKDTENIYSQNKKGDKDKEGFIIT; from the coding sequence ATGTTAATAACGTTTAATTTTGAAGTTCATCAACCACATAGGTCGAATAAAGATGTAAACAAGAAAGGAAATTCACTATGGGAAAAATATGTGGATACAAAATTAAATAAAGAAGTTTTTAACAAAGTGGCTGAAAAATGTTATATCCCAACAAACGAGTTGATATTAGAGCTTATTGATGAGTATGATTTTAAGGTCAATTACTCAATTACTGGAGTTTTTATAGAACAAGCGTTGGAATTTAACGAATACGTGTTAGATTTGTTCAAAGATTTGGTAAAAACTGGAAACGTTGAGTTAATTGCTGAAACTTATCACCATTCATTATCAAGCTTATTTGAAAGCGAAGAGGAGTTTATTGAAGACATTGAGATGCATAGAAATCTCTATAAAGAAATTTTTGGTTTTAAAGCAGATGTATTTAGAAATACTGAGCTAATATATAACAACAGAATTGCGAGGATAGCAAGAGATTTAGGATTTAAGGCGATATTTACAGAAGGTACAGAGAAAATTTTAGGATGGAGAAGTCCAAACTATCTCTATCACTCTCCAGATGGTATGAAAATTCTGCTAAGGAATTATAGGTTGAGCGATGACATAGGTTTTAGATTTTCATCAAGGGATTGGGACCAGTATCCACTAACAGCTGATAAATACGCTATTTGGCTGGCGTCAACACCTGGAGAGGTTATAAACATCTATATGGATTATGAGACGTTTGGAGAGCATCACTGGAAAGAATGTGGGATATTTGAGTTTTTAAGATATTTACCTGTGGAAATAGCTAAACATGAGCATTTAGAAGTAGTTAATGTCAGCGAAGCTGTTGAAAGATTGGAGCCGAGAGGAGAGATTTACGTGCATGAATTTGCCACAATATCTTGGGCAGACAGTGAGAGGGATGTGAGTGCATGGTTAGGAAATAAGATGCAGAGAATATCTTTTGAAAAATTGAAGGATATTGGAGAATTCATAAAAGAAAATGAAAATAAATTAAAGAAATTAGGAAAATTTGACGAAATTTATAAGATGTATAAGATATTACAAACGAGCGATAACTTTTATTATCAATGCACTAAAGGTTTTGGAGATATGGACGTTCACAACTATTTTAGCCACTTTGACACACCATTTGATGCCTATGCAAGCTATTTAAACATTTTATATGATTTTGAATACTACATAAAAGAATTATTAAACAAATTTGAGATTAGCGGAGATAAGGATGGAGATTTTAAATTAAAACGTCAACAAAAAACTATAAAAAATGAAAAAGAAAAGGATACAAAAAATAAAGTTGAAAAAAATCCAGTAGAATCCGATATATTGATTGCAAAAAACGATATAAAGGATACAGAAAATATTTATAGCCAAAATAAAAAAGGAGATAAGGACAAGGAAGGATTTATAATTACGTGA
- a CDS encoding sugar phosphate isomerase/epimerase family protein has translation MKIGVSTSLFLDTDKTLSKALEILEEKVKYVELGCDGNLNIMLKENVEITQSYNLKYTLHCPISDLNLSSYRERIRKVSLDFIKDVLESATKVNAKLLVLHPGYCVFKYDYEKSLSSLIKSLKELNNIQEEFGVQITIENMPSYDMFMFRNPDKEIIENLDELKITFDIGHSFLNNNIQDFLKISDKIAHIHIHDNNGGFDEHLPIGKGKINFNNFNKDLKNINVIKMIELQNKSIGDLDLCINNLKNLLR, from the coding sequence ATGAAAATTGGGGTGTCAACGAGCTTATTTCTGGATACAGATAAAACTTTATCTAAAGCCCTTGAAATTTTGGAAGAAAAAGTTAAATATGTGGAGTTGGGATGCGATGGGAACTTAAATATTATGTTAAAGGAAAATGTTGAGATAACTCAATCTTACAATTTAAAATATACTCTACACTGCCCAATAAGTGATTTAAATCTATCTTCTTATAGGGAAAGGATTAGAAAAGTTAGTTTAGATTTCATAAAAGATGTTTTAGAATCAGCAACAAAAGTTAATGCCAAATTATTGGTTTTACATCCTGGTTATTGTGTTTTTAAATATGATTATGAAAAATCTTTATCCTCACTAATAAAGAGTTTGAAAGAGTTAAACAATATTCAGGAAGAGTTTGGAGTTCAAATAACCATTGAAAATATGCCATCCTACGATATGTTCATGTTTAGGAACCCAGATAAAGAGATAATTGAAAACTTAGATGAGCTAAAAATAACATTTGATATTGGACATTCTTTTTTAAACAACAACATTCAAGATTTTCTAAAAATCTCCGATAAAATAGCTCATATCCATATACATGATAATAACGGAGGGTTTGATGAACATCTACCTATAGGCAAAGGAAAAATTAACTTTAATAATTTTAATAAAGATTTAAAAAACATTAATGTAATAAAGATGATAGAATTGCAAAATAAAAGTATTGGTGATTTGGATTTATGCATAAATAATTTAAAAAATCTTTTAAGGTGA